The following are encoded in a window of Spea bombifrons isolate aSpeBom1 chromosome 2, aSpeBom1.2.pri, whole genome shotgun sequence genomic DNA:
- the RPL10A gene encoding 60S ribosomal protein L10a has translation MSSKVSRDTLYEAVRELLQGSKQKRRKFLESVELQISLKNYDPQKDKRFSGTVRLKSTPRPKFSVCVLGDQQHCDEAKAVDLPHMDIEALKKLNKNKKMVKKLAKKYDAFLASESLIKQIPRILGPGLNKAGKFPSLLTHNENMVAKVDEVKSTIKFQMKKVLCLAVAVGHVKMTEEELVYNIHLSINFLVSLLKKNWQNVRALYIKSTMGKPQRLY, from the exons ATGAG CAGCAAGGTTTCTCGCGACACGCTCTATGAAGCTGTTAGGGAATTGCTTCAGGGCTCAAAGCAAAAGAGGAGAAA ATTCCTTGAGAGTGTTGAGCTTCAGATCAGCTTGAAAAACTATGACCCTCAAAAGGACAAGCGTTTCTCTGGCACAGTCAG GCTGAAGTCAACCCCCCGCCCCAaattctctgtgtgtgtgttgggggatCAGCAGCATTGTGATGAAGCAAAGGCTGTGGATTTACCTCATATGGATATTGAGGCTCTGAAGAAGCtaaacaagaacaaaaagatgGTGAAAAAACTAG CCAAAAAGTATGATGCGTTCCTGGCATCTGAATCTCTTATTAAGCAGATTCCTCGTATTTTGGGACCTGGACTGAACAAAGCTGGGAAGTTCCCTTCGCTTCTGACCCACAATGAGAACATGGTGGCCAAGGTTGATGAGGTGAAGTCAACTATTAAGTTCCAAATGAAAAAG GTTCTGTGTCTGGCTGTGGCTGTTGGTCATGTTAAAATGACAGAGGAAGAACTGGTTTACAACATACACTTGTCAATCAACTTCTTGGTATCTCTTCTGAAGAAAAACTGGCAGAATGTGAGAGCACTCTACATCAAGAGTACCATGGGAAAACCACAGCGCCTGTACTAA